The following proteins are co-located in the Spirosoma montaniterrae genome:
- a CDS encoding c-type cytochrome produces MSRLSRFCGVLTLSMALLVNSGQTNAQDSVAAAGGGPAAATPAAGGGGDAEKGKTLFNNNCAQCHAVGDEVIVGPGLKGIQQRAPSKDWLYKWIRNSSALIATGDPYAVQVFNKFNKVQMSNFPNLTDADIDGILAYIDQASAPAQQATTAPAGGGTAAPAATATSGPSELFTFVLVALLIVMLLVLGVLLAIVTILSKAVTPVTPEGTTTQAPLAQRLKEGLSSAFNNSTLRSIVIWLFILVATKETIDGAFSIGIQQGYAPKQPIAYSHKLHAGQYKIDCNYCHTGVNKGKSAHIPAANVCMNCHGVIKKESPEIQKIYAAIEQNRPIEWVRVHNLPDLAYFNHAQHVNVGNVQCQTCHGEIEKMEVVQQRSSLTMGWCIDCHRKTEVNTKDNAYYDKLVALHRKESKEPLKVANIGGLECSKCHY; encoded by the coding sequence ATGAGTCGCTTGTCAAGGTTTTGCGGGGTATTGACCCTGTCGATGGCTCTGCTCGTAAATAGCGGTCAGACAAACGCACAGGACTCAGTAGCAGCCGCTGGCGGTGGTCCGGCTGCGGCCACACCAGCCGCTGGCGGTGGGGGTGATGCTGAAAAAGGAAAAACGTTATTTAACAACAACTGTGCTCAATGCCATGCCGTTGGCGATGAAGTAATTGTAGGACCTGGTCTGAAAGGAATTCAGCAGCGTGCTCCAAGTAAAGATTGGCTGTATAAATGGATTCGAAATTCGTCGGCCTTAATTGCGACGGGTGATCCGTATGCTGTTCAGGTATTCAATAAGTTCAACAAAGTACAAATGTCGAACTTCCCGAATCTGACGGACGCCGATATTGATGGCATTCTGGCGTACATCGATCAGGCGAGTGCTCCGGCACAGCAAGCTACTACAGCACCTGCTGGGGGCGGTACTGCTGCTCCGGCTGCTACAGCTACGTCGGGCCCTTCAGAGTTGTTCACTTTCGTATTAGTAGCATTACTTATTGTGATGTTGCTCGTGTTGGGTGTTCTGCTGGCGATTGTAACGATTTTGTCGAAAGCTGTTACGCCTGTTACCCCTGAAGGCACAACCACACAGGCTCCACTGGCGCAGCGTCTGAAAGAGGGATTGTCGAGTGCGTTTAACAATTCGACTCTTCGTTCGATTGTTATCTGGCTTTTTATTCTGGTTGCCACTAAGGAAACAATCGATGGCGCGTTTAGCATAGGTATTCAGCAGGGATACGCACCCAAGCAACCAATAGCGTACTCACACAAACTGCACGCTGGTCAGTACAAGATTGATTGTAATTACTGCCACACAGGTGTAAACAAAGGCAAGTCTGCGCATATTCCAGCGGCTAACGTTTGTATGAATTGCCACGGCGTGATTAAAAAAGAATCGCCTGAAATTCAAAAGATTTATGCGGCAATTGAGCAGAATCGTCCTATTGAATGGGTACGGGTACATAATCTACCTGATTTAGCTTACTTCAACCATGCTCAACACGTAAATGTGGGTAACGTTCAGTGTCAGACTTGCCACGGCGAAATTGAGAAGATGGAAGTGGTTCAGCAGCGTTCGTCGCTGACTATGGGCTGGTGTATTGACTGCCACCGGAAAACGGAGGTCAACACGAAAGACAACGCCTATTACGATAAGTTAGTGGCTTTGCACCGCAAGGAGAGCAAAGAGCCATTAAAGGTTGCTAATATTGGCGGTCTGGAATGTTCAAAGTGTCACTACTAA
- a CDS encoding TAT-variant-translocated molybdopterin oxidoreductase, producing the protein MENTTKRYWKGVEELRNDATFIKNANSEFANPDLGESSNDLDGLLGGSNTQRRDFLKVMGFGMAAVSLAACETPVHKAIPYINKPENAFPSISDYYASTYVDGGDYAAILVETRDGRPIKIEGNPESSISKGGTTARVQASILSLYDIDKLKKGPRRGEADIDWATADREIVNQLNSVAGRSGSIRIVTSTILSPATKAVVAEFVAKYPTTRHIMYDANSAFGIVQANQLSFGKAVVPSYDFSKAQIIVSLGADFLGTWIAPLEYAKPYAQGRKIGAVGGGKKTMSRHYQFETGLSMTGANADYRGTYKPSQEGLVVANLYNKVAAKLGGSQISVPAVTVQYLDKAANDLARSRGQALVVSGSNDPNVQVIVNALNNLLGSYSSTIDLNTPVNYRQGNDVQMDAFINDAKAGRVGAALFFNANPVYDHPRGAELAEALPRIALSVSFADRVDETASLSKYITPAPHFLECWDDAEPKAGHYSLMQPAITHIFKTRQFQSSLLTWLGKPNDYQTYLKNFWRTTYYPQASGFASFDAFWIKCLHDGVFEPRKSQAVAGGASFAGNVTQAAAAIAQRYKPTTGIEVALYEKVGIGTGSMANNPWLQEMPDPVSKACWDNYAAISQKTANEMGLAQNDLVTVSANGKSIELPVLVQPGQADNTVSIAIGYGREKAGKAANGVGKNAFPLATLAGGFVSFSAVNAKVEKASGRREIAQTQTHDTVMGRRAVLQEAKLVDYIKNPMAGRYVPKVETSEGPTESTNITLWHGYGKPNHSWGMVIDLNSCIGCNACVIGCQSENNVQVVGRDEVIMRREMHWIRIDRYYSSDAEAEDLKGLEVASANPEVTFQPMLCQHCSNAPCETVCPVLATTHSTEGLNQMTYNRCIGTRYCANNCPYKVRRFNWFKYHDNDNFDYHFNNDLGKMVINPDVTVRSRGVIEKCSFCVQRIQEGKLTAKKERRRPMPDEIQTACAQACPTNAIVFGDMNNPESTISKVLETEMKGRAFHVLEEINVRPQISYLTKIRNKDEEPKQETRQESQA; encoded by the coding sequence ATGGAAAATACAACCAAACGGTATTGGAAAGGGGTTGAAGAACTGCGCAACGATGCAACGTTTATTAAAAACGCCAACAGCGAGTTCGCTAACCCTGATCTGGGTGAGTCGTCGAACGATCTGGATGGTTTGCTCGGAGGCTCCAATACCCAACGCCGTGACTTCCTTAAAGTAATGGGCTTTGGTATGGCGGCAGTATCGCTCGCTGCCTGTGAAACACCGGTTCACAAAGCCATACCATACATCAACAAGCCGGAAAATGCTTTTCCGTCAATCTCTGATTATTATGCGTCAACTTATGTAGACGGAGGAGATTATGCCGCTATTTTGGTGGAAACCCGCGATGGTCGTCCTATTAAAATTGAAGGCAATCCGGAGTCGAGCATATCAAAGGGCGGTACTACAGCTCGCGTTCAGGCTTCAATATTGTCATTGTATGACATTGACAAATTGAAGAAAGGACCGAGACGGGGTGAAGCTGACATTGACTGGGCTACGGCTGACCGCGAAATCGTTAATCAGTTAAATTCGGTTGCTGGCAGAAGTGGTTCTATTCGCATCGTCACGTCGACTATTCTCAGCCCGGCTACAAAAGCTGTCGTTGCTGAGTTTGTGGCGAAGTACCCGACTACGCGCCACATTATGTATGATGCCAACTCAGCATTTGGCATTGTGCAGGCTAATCAGCTTTCGTTTGGCAAGGCGGTGGTTCCTTCCTATGATTTCAGCAAAGCACAGATTATCGTAAGTCTCGGTGCCGATTTCCTTGGCACATGGATTGCTCCATTGGAGTATGCGAAGCCATACGCACAGGGCCGGAAAATCGGAGCTGTTGGAGGTGGAAAGAAAACCATGTCGCGGCATTATCAGTTTGAGACAGGGCTGTCGATGACTGGTGCTAACGCTGATTATCGCGGTACATATAAGCCGTCGCAGGAAGGCCTGGTCGTTGCGAATCTGTATAATAAGGTAGCAGCTAAATTAGGCGGCAGTCAAATCAGTGTTCCAGCCGTTACGGTTCAATACCTCGACAAGGCTGCCAATGATCTTGCCCGTTCGCGTGGTCAGGCTTTGGTGGTGTCGGGTTCGAATGACCCGAACGTGCAGGTGATTGTGAACGCGCTCAATAACTTGCTTGGTAGCTACAGCAGTACTATCGACCTGAACACGCCGGTCAATTACCGTCAAGGTAATGATGTGCAGATGGACGCCTTCATCAACGACGCCAAAGCAGGTCGTGTGGGAGCTGCGCTGTTCTTTAATGCAAACCCAGTTTACGATCACCCACGTGGTGCCGAACTGGCCGAAGCACTGCCAAGGATTGCACTGTCCGTTTCTTTTGCCGACCGTGTAGACGAAACGGCCTCGTTGTCGAAATATATCACGCCTGCTCCACACTTTTTAGAGTGTTGGGATGATGCCGAACCAAAGGCAGGGCATTATAGCCTGATGCAGCCGGCTATCACGCACATCTTCAAAACTCGTCAGTTTCAATCAAGTTTGCTGACGTGGCTTGGTAAGCCAAATGATTATCAGACGTATTTGAAAAACTTTTGGCGGACCACCTACTACCCGCAGGCATCTGGGTTTGCTTCGTTTGACGCTTTCTGGATCAAGTGCCTGCACGATGGTGTTTTCGAACCGCGTAAGAGTCAGGCAGTTGCGGGTGGTGCCTCGTTTGCAGGTAACGTAACACAGGCTGCTGCTGCCATCGCACAACGTTATAAGCCGACAACGGGCATAGAAGTGGCGTTGTACGAGAAGGTTGGGATTGGCACAGGTTCGATGGCAAACAACCCTTGGTTGCAGGAGATGCCTGACCCAGTATCCAAAGCCTGCTGGGATAATTATGCTGCCATATCCCAGAAAACTGCCAACGAGATGGGTCTCGCCCAAAACGATCTTGTAACGGTTTCAGCTAATGGCAAATCGATAGAACTGCCGGTACTTGTTCAACCCGGTCAGGCCGACAATACGGTTTCGATAGCAATTGGCTATGGCCGAGAAAAGGCGGGTAAAGCGGCAAATGGAGTTGGTAAAAATGCGTTTCCGCTTGCGACATTAGCTGGCGGTTTCGTAAGCTTCTCAGCCGTCAATGCGAAAGTAGAGAAAGCCAGTGGTCGCCGTGAAATAGCACAGACGCAAACGCACGACACAGTGATGGGGCGCCGGGCGGTATTGCAGGAAGCCAAACTGGTTGACTACATAAAGAACCCAATGGCAGGCCGGTATGTGCCGAAGGTAGAAACCTCGGAAGGGCCAACCGAATCAACCAATATTACTCTCTGGCACGGTTACGGGAAGCCAAATCATTCGTGGGGCATGGTCATTGACCTGAACTCGTGCATTGGTTGTAATGCCTGCGTAATTGGTTGTCAGTCAGAAAATAATGTTCAGGTTGTAGGTCGCGATGAAGTAATTATGCGTCGTGAAATGCACTGGATTCGGATTGACCGCTATTACAGCAGCGATGCTGAAGCTGAAGACCTGAAAGGTTTGGAGGTGGCCTCGGCAAATCCTGAAGTTACATTCCAGCCGATGCTTTGTCAGCATTGTAGCAACGCTCCCTGCGAAACAGTATGTCCGGTTCTGGCAACTACGCACAGTACCGAAGGGTTGAACCAGATGACGTATAACCGTTGTATCGGTACGCGTTACTGTGCCAACAACTGCCCATACAAAGTGCGTCGATTCAACTGGTTTAAGTACCATGATAACGACAATTTCGATTACCACTTTAATAATGACCTTGGCAAGATGGTCATCAACCCGGATGTAACGGTTCGGTCGCGGGGGGTTATCGAAAAATGTTCGTTCTGTGTGCAACGGATTCAGGAAGGCAAGCTAACGGCGAAAAAAGAACGTCGCCGACCTATGCCGGATGAGATTCAAACGGCCTGCGCCCAAGCCTGCCCAACAAACGCCATTGTTTTTGGCGATATGAATAATCCGGAGAGTACAATTTCTAAAGTGCTCGAAACGGAGATGAAGGG